From Clostridia bacterium:
CTCAAGTCTTTTTATTTCGTCTATGGATTTATTGATTCTGGGAAGGTCTATATGAGAGTCTATATCCACATCGCCATGACCTAAGAAGTGTTTGTAGCACGACATAATACCGTTGTTTTGCAAAGCCTTGGCAAAATCAGTAGCCAATTTTTTGACAATGTATGGATCATCTCCAAATGACCTTATAGCGATTATTGGATTAAGCGGATTGCTGTTGATATCGACTACAGGCGCAAGGTTGAGATTAATGCCCAACGCCTTTAGTTCTGCGCCTAAGATATTGCCTATTATTGCGGCAGCTTCAGGATACTTTGCAGATGCTGCTGCTATAGCCATTGCACCTGGGGTATTAGTGATTCCGTCATATATTCTTCGAACACTTCCGCCCTCTTGATCCAGCGCAATAAAGCAAGGCGCACCGTTATATTGCATAGCCGCTTCCTGAATCTTGCTGCACATATCTTGTATCTGGGAAGCTGACTTAATATTCCGTGTAAATAAAATTACATTTCCAAAGTTATATTTCTTGATATTTTCAATCAAGTCATCAGCATTTGGGCTTTGCCAACCCACAAGCATAAGCTGTCCAATTTTTTGTTCAAGCGTAGTTAACATATATTAGCTCCAAATGTTTTTTTAACCCTTAACCGCTCCCGCTGTCAGACCTTTTATGATATGGCGCTGCAGCATAAAATAAACAAGCATTATCGGGAAGGACACCAAAATAACCGCCGAAGCCATTTTGCCATGGTCAAAACCTGATTCTTTAGTCGAGAGCTTGTTTAATAACAGCGATATGGGAAAATCTTTTTCATTAGTAATAATAATCATCTGCAAGAAAAGATCGTTAT
This genomic window contains:
- a CDS encoding glycoside hydrolase family 3 N-terminal domain-containing protein, with the translated sequence MLTTLEQKIGQLMLVGWQSPNADDLIENIKKYNFGNVILFTRNIKSASQIQDMCSKIQEAAMQYNGAPCFIALDQEGGSVRRIYDGITNTPGAMAIAAASAKYPEAAAIIGNILGAELKALGINLNLAPVVDINSNPLNPIIAIRSFGDDPYIVKKLATDFAKALQNNGIMSCYKHFLGHGDVDIDSHIDLPRINKSIDEIKRLE